A portion of the Doryrhamphus excisus isolate RoL2022-K1 chromosome 20, RoL_Dexc_1.0, whole genome shotgun sequence genome contains these proteins:
- the hmx3a gene encoding homeobox protein HMX3, with translation MPETTQEAPAKDSPFFIKNLLNCDSKPPKPKPVLAASKAALEAAGGFSLSQVADFGFPRFELPAQRFTLPAHYLERTSAWWYPYALNSSAHIHRSDVAEKLSIRDSSPTSGTDRDSPELVLKSEPDAKDEDDDDEHTASKSGDEIILEESDSEETKKDEMDDWKKRSDDDKKPCRKKKTRTVFSRSQVFQLESTFDMKRYLSSSERAGLAASLHLTETQVKIWFQNRRNKWKRQLAAELEAANLSHAAAQRIVRVPILYHENSASEGAGATPSVPASQPLLTFPHPGVYYSHPIVTSVPLLRPV, from the exons ATGCCCGAGACCACGCAGGAAGCTCCCGCCAAGGACTCCCCCTTCTTCATCAAGAACCTTCTCAACTGCGACAGCAAACCCCCGAAACCGAAACCGGTGCTCGCGGCCTCCAAAGCGGCCCTGGAGGCTGCGGGGGGTTTCTCCTTGTCCCAGGTGGCTGACTTCGGCTTCCCTCGCTTCGAGCTGCCGGCGCAGAGGTTCACTCTACCGGCCCACTACCTGGAGCGGACGTCGGCGTGGTGGTACCCGTACGCCCTCAACTCGTCTGCACACATCCACAGAAGTGACG TGGCAGAAAAACTGTCAATCAGAGACTCGTCCCCGACATCCGGTACAGACAGGGACTCTCCAGAACTGGTCCTAAAGTCCGAACCAGACGCTAAAGAcgaggacgacgacgacgagcaCACAGCCAGCAAAAGCGGCGACGAGATCATCCTGGAGGAAAGCGACTCCGAGGAGACCAAAAAGGACGAAATGGACGACTGGAAGAAGCGAAGCGACGACGACAAGAAGCCCTGCCGCAAGAAGAAGACTCGAACCGTGTTCTCCAGGAGCCAAGTGTTCCAGTTGGAGTCCACCTTCGACATGAAGCGCTACCTGAGCAGCTCCGAACGCGCGGGGTTGGCTGCTTCCCTGCACCTGACCGAAACCCAAGTCaagatctggttccagaaccgcaGGAACAAGTGGAAGAGGCAGCTGGCCGCGGAGCTGGAAGCCGCGAACCTGAGCCACGCAGCCGCGCAGAGGATAGTGAGGGTCCCCATCCTCTACCACGAGAACTCGGCCTCGGAGGGCGCCGGTGCCACCCCCAGCGTGCCTGCCAGTCAGCCGCTGCTCACCTTCCCGCACCCGGGGGTCTACTACTCGCACCCCATCGTCACCTCCGTACCTCTGCTGAGACCTGTGTGA